One Branchiostoma floridae strain S238N-H82 chromosome 1, Bfl_VNyyK, whole genome shotgun sequence genomic region harbors:
- the LOC118430295 gene encoding kelch-like protein 24 gives MMAAAQRSLDFCHDIHSTALLQGLQELRSETLLVDVVLCVSGKEIPCHRNVLAACSGYFRAMFCNGHRESKEHKVTIHEASPSALQLLVEYAYTSKVTITEDNAVELMEGASFFQVPPVSDACTKFLTDSLCVKNCMKMVNLGGMLNSNLEAEALSYALKEFAAACKTPEFLLLTKDQLIKLISSDDLNAPEETVYTAVLRWINHDTRKRKKEMRELMELVRFPFMDRRYFMEKVETDKAMRKCCPDVVTETLRNYAFPGEVQSPRTRPRHASGLREAVVVIGGNEKLEEGHPSMYSNAITITHSSAPSGESWTSLTTMKNRDDHGFAVAVLGTSDIIVSGGIEGPDVWLYQARLDSWSEVTPMHTARPYCKLAVVHGKVYAIGGRISRSPLCVTADVEVYDQSLNKWTEGVPLPQPKYCHAVAVLDGSIYTMGGRDAEKCDTSTVYRFTPGDSQWYSVASMPEAASVITASALNGSIYVAGLPSKVLCYRPEDLWTVVAHHDAVRRCGMTVFSGEIYIYGGRDNTNNGTTKILQLNPEDKSLTQVGTMPEGLFDLVCVTILKG, from the coding sequence ATGATGGCAGCAGCACAGAGGTCACTTGACTTCTGCCACGATATACACTCAACTGCCCTCTTGCAGGGTTTGCAGGAACTGCGATCGGAAACCCTGCTGGTAGATGTCGTCCTTTGTGTCTCGGGAAAAGAGATCCCGTGCCACAGAAATGTACTCGCTGCTTGCAGTGGATATTTTCGTGCGATGTTCTGCAATGGACACCGTGAGAGCAAGGAGCATAAGGTTACCATTCACGAGGCCAGCCCCAGTGCCTTGCAGCTTCTTGTCGAGTATGCCTACACGTCCAAGGTAACCATCACAGAGGACAATGCTGTAGAACTGATGGAAGGGGCCAGCTTCTTCCAGGTTCCACCAGTGAGCGATGCATGCACAAAGTTCCTAACGGACAGTCTATGTGTCAAAAACTGTATGAAGATGGTTAACTTGGGCGGCATGCTAAACTCCAACCTGGAGGCAGAGGCATTGTCGTATGCCTTGAAAGAGTTTGCAGCAGCCTGCAAAACACCTGAGTTCCTTTTGTTGACAAAGGACCAGCTCATCAAGCTCATCTCATCAGATGACCTGAATGCTCCTGAAGAGACAGTGTACACGGCAGTGCTGAGATGGATCAACCATGACaccaggaagaggaagaaggagATGAGAGAGCTGATGGAGCTGGTCAGGTTCCCCTTCATGGATAGGAGGTATTTCATGGAGAAGGTGGAGACAGACAAGGCCATGCGCAAGTGCTGCCCAGATGTTGTTACTGAAACTTTAAGAAATTATGCTTTCCCTGGAGAAGTCCAATCACCCCGCACCCGTCCCCGCCATGCCAGTGGTCTGAGGGAGGCAGTAGTGGTCATTGGAGGGAACGAGAAATTAGAAGAAGGACACCCTTCTATGTACAGTAATGCAATCACCATTACTCACTCCTCTGCACCATCAGGTGAAAGTTGGACTTCCTTGACCACAATGAAGAACAGGGATGACCATGGCTTTGCTGTGGCTGTTTTAGGCACAAGTGATATTATCGTATCTGGTGGGATTGAGGGCCCAGATGTTTGGCTATATCAGGCAAGACTTGACTCCTGGTCTGAGGTTACTCCAATGCACACAGCACGACCCTATTGTAAGCTGGCAGTGGTGCATGGGAAAGTATATGCAATTGGTGGAAGAATCAGCCGCTCACCTCTATGTGTAACAGCAGATGTTGAAGTCTATGACCAAAGCCTGAACAAGTGGACTGAAGGTGTTCCACTCCCACAGCCAAAGTACTGTCATGCAGTTGCAGTGTTGGATGGTAGCATATACACGATGGGTGGACGTGATGCTGAGAAGTGTGACACATCTACAGTATACCGCTTTACCCCGGGAGACTCTCAGTGGTATTCAGTAGCGTCCATGCCTGAAGCGGCTTCAGTTATCACCGCTTCAGCTCTCAATGGCAGCATCTATGTTGCTGGGCTCCCTTCAAAGGTGCTGTGTTACAGGCCTGAGGACCTGTGGACTGTTGTAGCCCACCATGATGCTGTGCGCAGATGTGGTATGACTGTCTTTAGTGGGGAGATTTACATCTATGGAGGCCGGGACAACACTAACAATGGAACGACAAAGATTTTGCAACTCAATCCAGAAGACAAGTCACTTACGCAGGTGGGGACCATGCCCGAGGGTCTGTTTGACCTAGTTTGTGTTACTATATTGAAGGGTTGA
- the LOC118414456 gene encoding kelch-like protein 24 isoform X2 — protein sequence MMAAAQRSQAPLDFCYDTHSTALLQGLQELRSENLLVDVILCVSGKEIPCHRNVLAACSGYFRAMFCNGHRESKEHKVTIHEASASALQLLVDYAYMSKVTITEDNAVELMEGASFFQVPPVSDACTKFLTDSLCVNNCMKMVNLGGMLNSKLEAEALSFAMKEFAAASKTPEFLGLTKDQLIKLISSDDLNAPEETVYTAVLRWINHDTRKRKKEMKELMELVRFPYMDRMYFMEKVQLNKVMLNSCRDVVTETVRHYAFPGEVQSPRTRPRRATGLREAVVVIGGNETVLEKTPLAYSNAINMTYSFAPSSESWISMTTMKNRNDHGFAVAVLGTSDIMVSSGIQCQGVWLYLAKLDSWSKLTPMHTERDYCKLAVVQGKVYAIGGRTDDAPLRVIADVEVYDQSLNKWTEGVSLPQPRYLHAVAVLDRNIYVMGGFDAEDYETSTVYRFTPGDSQWYSVKDMPEEASFITASVLNGSIYVAGFPSNLLCYRPQEDLWTVVAHHDTVRKCGMTVFGGEIYIYGGCDDNVNGTTKVLQLNPEDKSLKQVGNMPKRLIDHVCVTILKG from the coding sequence ATGATGGCAGCAGCACAGAGGTCACAGGCGCCGCTTGATTTCTGCTATGATACACACTCAACTGCCCTCTTGCAGGGTTTGCAGGAACTGCGATCGGAAAACCTGCTTGTAGATGTCATCCTTTGTGTCTCGGGTAAAGAGATCCCGTGCCACAGAAATGTACTCGCTGCTTGCAGTGGATATTTTCGTGCGATGTTCTGCAATGGACACCGTGAGAGCAAGGAGCATAAGGTTACCATTCATGAGGCCAGCGCCAGTGCCTTGCAGCTTCTTGTCGACTACGCCTACATGTCAAAGGTTACCATCACAGAGGACAATGCTGTAGAACTGATGGAAGGGGCCAGCTTCTTCCAGGTTCCACCAGTGAGCGATGCATGCACAAAGTTCCTAACAGACAGCCTATGTGTCAATAACTGTATGAAGATGGTAAACTTGGGCGGCATGCTTAACTCCAAACTGGAGGCAGAGGCATTATCGTTTGCCATGAAAGAGTTTGCAGCAGCCAGCAAAACACCTGAGTTCCTTGGGTTGACAAAGGACCAGCTCATCAAGCTCATCTCATCAGATGACCTGAATGCTCCAGAAGAGACAGTGTACACGGCAGTGCTGAGATGGATCAACCATGACaccaggaagaggaagaaggagATGAAAGAACTGATGGAACTGGTCAGGTTCCCCTACATGGACAGGATGTACTTCATGGAGAAGGTACAGTTAAACAAGGTCATGCTCAACAGCTGCCGGGATGTTGTCACAGAAACTGTGAGGCATTATGCGTTCCCTGGAGAAGTCCAGTCACCTCGCACCCGTCCCCGCCGTGCCACTGGTCTGAGGGAGGCAGTAGTGGTCATAGGAGGGAATGAGACAGTATTAGAGAAAACTCCTTTGGCTtacagcaatgccatcaacatgaCTTACTCCTTTGCACCATCAAGTGAAAGTTGGATTTCTATGACCACAATGAAGAACAGGAATGACCATGGATTTGCTGTGGCTGTTTTGGGGACAAGCGACATCATGGTTTCCAGTGGGATTCAGTGCCAGGGCGTTTGGCTGTATCTGGCAAAACTTGACTCCTGGTCTAAACTTACCCCAATGCACACAGAACGGGACTATTGCAAGCTGGCAGTGGTGCAAGGAAAAGTGTACGCAATTGGTGGGAGAACCGACGACGCACCTCTACGCGTAATAGCAGATGTTGAAGTCTATGACCAAAGCCTGAACAAGTGGACTGAAGGTGTTTCACTCCCACAGCCAAGGTACCTGCATGCAGTTGCAGTGTTAGATCGTAACATATATGTGATGGGTGGATTTGATGCTGAGGACTATGAGACATCTACCGTATACCGCTTTACCCCGGGAGACTCTCAGTGGTATTCAGTAAAGGACATGCCTGAGGAAGCTTCATTTATCACTGCTTCAGTTCTCAATGGTAGCATCTATGTTGCTGGGTTTCCCTCAAACTTGCTGTGTTACAGGCCTCAGGAGGACTTGTGGACTGTTGTAGCCCACCATGACACTGTACGCAAATGTGGTATGACTGTGTTTGGTGGGGAGATTTACATCTATGGAGGCTGTGACGACAATGTCAATGGAACGACAaaggttttacaactgaatccAGAAGATAAGTCACTTAAGCAGGTGGGAAACATGCCCAAGCGTCTGATTGACCATGTTTGTGTTACTATATTGAAGGGTTAA